The Nonlabens spongiae genome contains a region encoding:
- a CDS encoding helix-turn-helix domain-containing protein produces MNDLIPLILALSEQIKELKVYIHLIRKSRAEVLKDNWVDNQDVMQMLHISKRTLQTFRSNGTLPYSKVSGKFYYKVSDIEALFKNNYYNHNFKNNGK; encoded by the coding sequence ATGAATGATTTAATCCCACTTATCCTTGCGCTCTCTGAACAAATAAAGGAACTGAAAGTCTATATCCATCTCATAAGAAAATCGAGAGCAGAAGTCTTAAAAGACAATTGGGTGGATAATCAGGATGTGATGCAGATGCTTCACATTAGTAAGCGAACACTACAGACTTTTAGAAGCAACGGCACTTTGCCTTACAGCAAAGTTTCTGGAAAGTTTTATTACAAGGTATCTGATATCGAAGCACTGTTTAAGAACAATTACTATAACCATAATTTCAAAAACAATGGTAAGTAG
- a CDS encoding BT4734/BF3469 family protein: MVSRAAIIDKTHYGLNIYAYVLRQYYPGTTVLSLSGRDCGITRNPFNDDKETLSVCIKDGMAIHTDIDLPTFKGDVFDFAAKYFKSKNEDDLLLCICDALHLNIKVKDDEDPLAWLNDDDNTWHTDISFFKAPIRNVFPSETLRLHHIYELISSDKYRSVTIDLRAITDPKIKRKIKANNLDYVTFSGVFERRNDNNLVKHSNLITIDFDHLENLEKTRQLLLADKAFDTELLFASPSGDGLKWIVRVDLEQATHAQYFQAITNYLQYTYNIEVDASGKDVSRACFLCHDPNAFLHKRHRAL, translated from the coding sequence ATGGTAAGTAGAGCTGCAATTATAGATAAAACACATTACGGCTTAAATATTTATGCCTACGTGTTAAGACAATACTATCCCGGCACAACCGTCCTTTCCCTTTCGGGAAGGGATTGCGGGATAACGAGAAACCCCTTCAACGATGATAAGGAAACGCTTTCTGTCTGCATTAAAGATGGTATGGCAATACATACAGATATAGATCTACCAACTTTTAAAGGAGATGTGTTTGACTTTGCTGCCAAATATTTCAAGTCTAAAAATGAAGATGACTTACTGCTATGTATTTGCGATGCGTTGCATCTTAATATTAAAGTGAAAGATGACGAAGATCCACTTGCGTGGCTCAATGATGACGATAATACGTGGCACACAGATATAAGCTTTTTCAAAGCACCTATACGGAACGTTTTTCCATCCGAAACGCTTCGCCTGCATCACATTTACGAGCTTATCTCAAGTGATAAGTACAGAAGTGTAACTATTGATTTGAGAGCCATTACAGACCCTAAAATCAAACGTAAAATCAAAGCAAACAATTTGGATTACGTAACATTTTCGGGAGTTTTTGAAAGGAGAAACGACAACAATCTGGTTAAGCATTCTAATCTCATCACGATTGACTTCGACCATCTGGAAAACTTGGAAAAAACAAGACAGTTATTGTTAGCCGATAAAGCTTTTGACACAGAACTTTTATTTGCATCGCCATCTGGCGATGGCCTTAAATGGATTGTTCGCGTTGATCTTGAACAAGCAACACACGCACAGTATTTTCAAGCAATTACAAATTATTTACAATATACGTACAACATAGAAGTAGATGCATCTGGTAAAGATGTTTCCCGGGCTTGTTTTTTATGCCACGACCCTAATGCATTTCTTCACAAAAGACATAGAGCACTATGA
- a CDS encoding Piwi domain-containing protein, translated as MDFGIQIRKIREEKQMLLRELAAAVEMDVAYLSKIERGNREARKEQVIAFARVLEQDESKLLMLWMADKIVNAIGDEQDGLKILKYAEEKAQNLKSMTESLFYNALTFDIPIEPITMYFSKEKHDRNRKLYSNKFPSNIEEIFPGITTDGTDTIYTSFYFPDDNYKALDIVLKDQNSDFLKDYYNFTIKRFFRKKGKVVKRNFVKDNQLWLRDRDYSNPTFARYDKFTFKFQFKELSDYGELIIAYDGKSKIIKEPVSELVKKVSAKNFSGIIHNATYHKYEYIRDEDDIDYTKSYAILNAELNSELGFEAEVFKPENKYLEFKEKIDFLCSKYVFKEDFKKEVPINNEDFLPVDSSSVGYVSDECNDLQFKNGVGRVPKFDFKKYKPYKSTPYKNIHLFFILHESFAEEAVKLESYLNKQHSWFKGLLDFTGILYHVEKGFSIVFKDLDNPMPEISNGIKNLDLDPEITYAAIYLSPFSKFEPNLAKREVYYQVKKELLQRRIISQVIDYKKLESKIDNFVYELTNISLALLAKLDGIPWQLTVQPKRELVIGVGAFKNVREDVQYVASAFSFQNNGKFNGFEYSAKSDTAQLAGAISDAIDKFVKVENNPDKVVIHFYKEMNDKELKPILKMMNMLKMECPLYIVNINKTKSEDLIAFDENWQGKLMPKSGTFIKIAKKEYKYLLFNNARYPGVEKYPHYEGYPFPVKLRITSPDKKAMNDTAMIRKLIEQVYQFSRLYWKSLRQQNVPVTIKYPEMVAEIAPHFGKDMPPYGKEKLWFL; from the coding sequence ATGGATTTTGGTATTCAAATTAGAAAAATCCGAGAAGAAAAACAGATGCTCTTGCGAGAGCTGGCCGCTGCCGTTGAAATGGATGTTGCCTATTTAAGCAAAATTGAACGTGGTAATCGTGAAGCTCGTAAAGAACAGGTTATTGCTTTTGCCAGAGTACTGGAACAGGATGAAAGTAAATTATTAATGCTTTGGATGGCAGATAAAATCGTGAACGCCATCGGCGATGAACAGGATGGTCTTAAAATTCTAAAATATGCCGAAGAAAAAGCACAAAATCTTAAATCAATGACAGAGAGTTTATTCTACAATGCACTAACATTTGATATTCCCATCGAGCCTATAACAATGTATTTTTCTAAAGAAAAACACGATCGTAATCGTAAACTGTATTCAAATAAATTCCCTTCAAATATTGAAGAGATTTTTCCAGGCATTACCACAGATGGAACCGACACGATTTACACTTCTTTTTACTTTCCAGATGATAACTATAAAGCTCTTGACATTGTTCTAAAAGACCAGAATTCTGACTTTTTAAAGGACTACTATAACTTCACTATCAAGCGTTTCTTTAGAAAAAAGGGTAAGGTGGTTAAAAGAAATTTTGTCAAGGATAACCAACTGTGGCTACGAGATCGAGATTACTCTAATCCAACGTTTGCGCGCTATGACAAGTTCACATTCAAATTTCAATTTAAAGAGTTGAGTGATTATGGAGAATTAATAATTGCTTATGATGGAAAGAGCAAGATAATTAAAGAACCTGTTTCGGAATTGGTCAAAAAAGTGTCTGCCAAGAATTTCAGCGGAATAATTCACAACGCCACATATCACAAATATGAATATATAAGGGATGAAGATGATATCGACTATACAAAATCCTATGCCATATTAAATGCAGAGTTAAATAGTGAATTGGGTTTTGAAGCAGAAGTGTTCAAGCCAGAGAACAAATACCTAGAGTTCAAGGAAAAAATTGATTTCCTGTGTAGTAAATATGTCTTTAAAGAAGATTTCAAAAAAGAAGTTCCCATCAACAATGAAGATTTCCTTCCAGTAGATAGCAGTTCAGTAGGATATGTAAGTGATGAGTGTAACGACCTACAATTTAAAAATGGTGTTGGACGAGTGCCTAAATTTGACTTTAAGAAGTACAAACCATATAAATCTACCCCTTATAAAAACATTCATTTGTTCTTCATTCTACACGAAAGCTTTGCGGAAGAAGCCGTAAAGCTTGAAAGCTATCTCAACAAACAACATAGTTGGTTTAAAGGTTTGCTGGACTTCACAGGTATTCTTTATCACGTAGAGAAGGGCTTTAGCATAGTTTTCAAAGATTTAGATAACCCAATGCCTGAAATATCAAATGGTATTAAAAACCTTGATCTTGATCCCGAGATTACGTATGCGGCAATTTATTTAAGTCCATTTAGCAAATTCGAGCCCAATCTCGCAAAGCGTGAAGTCTATTACCAAGTGAAGAAAGAACTCTTACAACGCCGTATCATTTCACAAGTGATAGACTATAAAAAGCTGGAAAGTAAGATTGATAATTTTGTGTACGAGTTGACTAACATTTCATTAGCACTACTCGCAAAGCTCGACGGCATACCTTGGCAACTTACTGTACAACCTAAACGAGAATTGGTAATAGGTGTAGGTGCATTTAAAAACGTGAGAGAAGATGTTCAATATGTGGCCAGTGCCTTTAGTTTTCAAAACAATGGAAAATTTAATGGGTTTGAGTATTCTGCAAAATCTGACACAGCACAATTGGCAGGAGCTATAAGTGATGCCATAGATAAATTTGTAAAGGTTGAAAACAATCCTGATAAGGTAGTCATACATTTTTACAAAGAAATGAACGACAAGGAACTAAAGCCTATTCTCAAGATGATGAATATGCTTAAAATGGAATGTCCTTTATACATCGTTAATATCAATAAAACCAAGTCTGAAGATTTGATTGCTTTTGATGAAAATTGGCAAGGAAAGTTAATGCCTAAAAGCGGTACATTCATCAAGATTGCAAAAAAAGAGTATAAATACCTTCTTTTCAATAATGCGCGTTATCCAGGAGTAGAGAAATATCCACATTATGAAGGTTATCCCTTTCCTGTAAAGCTTCGCATTACAAGTCCAGATAAAAAGGCAATGAATGACACGGCAATGATCAGAAAACTCATTGAGCAAGTGTATCAATTTAGCCGTTTATATTGGAAATCCTTGCGACAACAAAATGTCCCGGTTACAATTAAATATCCTGAAATGGTGGCTGAAATAGCACCTCATTTTGGCAAGGATATGCCGCCTTATGGCAAGGAAAAATTATGGTTTTTATAA
- a CDS encoding DUF3800 domain-containing protein — translation MNKIYFDEAGNTGQDMLNKDQKVFVLASVNYNATAQNEIKSIFNIDGEIHFKQLKNSGNGRRKILNFLNSPWIKEDHIILYYANKEFATCGQIVNLLIETVFHHNGYDLYLHGRHLAYTNWIFYFGNFYWNKHLFNIFLEAFVAMIRNKDTLSINNFYTITKELYNQIDEKEILEPVLKSKNHIDEVLSTVDQFSIDVTFSTFLVLCDKWAKQIGNTIDVRFDQSKQIEHYNRYIEKTLELIPKIEKTIEIGYDNRTMSFPHQISSVELVNSQDEMGVQCADLIASSLAFAYNNEEGKMEKFSKQIKESKLFQLLNAQSLWPTDDVSPEALGMEKGEGVNPLDFLVRNFPQAFED, via the coding sequence ATGAATAAGATTTACTTTGATGAAGCAGGTAATACGGGGCAGGATATGTTAAATAAAGATCAGAAAGTTTTTGTTTTAGCTTCTGTCAATTATAATGCAACTGCACAAAATGAAATAAAATCGATTTTCAATATAGATGGCGAAATCCATTTTAAACAATTAAAAAATAGTGGTAATGGTAGAAGAAAGATTTTAAATTTTTTAAACAGCCCTTGGATCAAAGAAGATCATATAATCTTATACTATGCAAACAAGGAGTTTGCTACTTGTGGCCAAATTGTTAATCTACTTATTGAAACCGTATTTCATCATAATGGATATGACTTATACCTTCACGGTCGCCATTTAGCTTATACAAATTGGATATTCTACTTTGGTAATTTCTATTGGAATAAACATTTATTCAACATATTTCTCGAAGCATTTGTTGCGATGATTAGAAATAAGGACACTTTATCAATCAATAATTTTTACACTATAACTAAAGAATTGTATAATCAAATTGATGAAAAGGAAATTCTTGAACCTGTTTTAAAAAGTAAAAATCATATTGATGAAGTATTGAGTACAGTTGATCAATTCTCTATAGATGTTACGTTTTCAACTTTTTTGGTACTCTGTGATAAATGGGCGAAGCAAATCGGTAATACAATTGACGTAAGGTTTGATCAGTCAAAGCAGATTGAACATTACAATAGATACATAGAAAAAACGCTTGAATTAATCCCCAAGATTGAAAAGACTATTGAAATAGGTTACGATAATCGTACTATGAGTTTTCCTCATCAAATTTCTTCTGTAGAGTTAGTGAACTCTCAAGATGAGATGGGTGTACAATGTGCTGATTTAATAGCCAGTTCCCTGGCATTCGCTTATAATAATGAAGAAGGTAAAATGGAAAAGTTTTCAAAACAAATCAAAGAAAGTAAATTGTTCCAATTATTAAATGCACAAAGTCTTTGGCCCACAGATGATGTTTCGCCTGAAGCGTTAGGGATGGAGAAAGGGGAAGGTGTTAATCCTCTTGATTTTTTAGTTCGAAATTTTCCACAAGCTTTTGAAGATTAG
- a CDS encoding DUF3800 domain-containing protein, with protein sequence MEEKVYIYGDEFGTSSMNLQARNEVSHFVYSAIVVSESNLNKAYEVRDYISKNFFQGQKIRSKSRAVKKIDKRLKALQYLSNNLDFKIYTVVVDKSKIDSAGLQIKEVFYKYFQKIFASNIISDYQNFEIYVDELISEEYKQEMYSYLNKNLSIQSLFSNYKMVDDKNEVLVQLADLVAGSLGRVFAHSHYVKEASDIVDVLISKMTPPEYFPYRYQLPTTSKSTNSSSILVTRFVINDVILYINQNSKLDPKVDLLKFLYFCFRINPNQLVDVHSIQGSLSRLHKNITVEQIRTLIRDLRYDGILVVTAAGRSGYKLAKDENDISAYFNHYLNYVKPMLRKMEVASNKLKKLDVDNHLMDSQEFLLLKQLINVNEKF encoded by the coding sequence ATGGAAGAAAAAGTATATATCTACGGCGACGAATTCGGTACGAGTTCTATGAACTTACAGGCACGGAACGAAGTTTCACATTTTGTGTATTCTGCAATTGTAGTTTCAGAGAGTAATCTCAATAAAGCGTATGAAGTAAGAGATTATATTTCCAAGAATTTCTTTCAAGGCCAAAAAATAAGATCTAAATCAAGAGCGGTAAAAAAAATTGATAAACGCCTTAAAGCACTTCAATATTTAAGCAATAATCTCGACTTTAAGATATATACTGTTGTCGTAGATAAATCCAAAATTGACAGTGCGGGTTTACAAATAAAGGAAGTTTTCTATAAGTACTTTCAAAAGATATTTGCTTCTAACATCATTTCAGATTATCAGAATTTTGAGATCTACGTTGACGAACTCATTTCTGAAGAGTACAAGCAAGAAATGTATTCATATTTGAATAAAAATTTAAGTATCCAATCATTGTTCAGCAACTACAAAATGGTTGATGATAAAAATGAAGTATTGGTTCAGTTAGCCGATTTAGTGGCTGGTTCTTTGGGAAGAGTATTTGCACATTCACATTACGTTAAAGAAGCGTCGGATATTGTTGATGTTCTAATAAGTAAAATGACGCCACCAGAATATTTCCCATATCGTTACCAACTACCAACTACAAGTAAGTCCACTAACAGTTCCTCTATATTGGTTACACGGTTTGTAATTAATGATGTAATACTATATATCAATCAAAATTCTAAATTAGACCCTAAAGTTGATTTATTGAAGTTTCTGTATTTCTGTTTCAGAATTAACCCCAATCAATTAGTCGATGTACACTCAATTCAAGGTAGTTTATCAAGGCTTCATAAAAACATTACTGTTGAACAAATAAGAACTTTGATAAGAGATTTGCGATACGATGGCATTTTAGTAGTAACAGCAGCCGGGCGTAGTGGCTACAAGTTGGCAAAAGACGAAAATGATATAAGTGCATATTTTAATCACTATTTAAATTACGTAAAACCGATGCTTCGCAAAATGGAAGTGGCAAGTAATAAGTTAAAGAAACTTGATGTAGATAATCATTTAATGGATAGTCAAGAGTTCCTTCTACTTAAACAGCTAATAAACGTGAATGAAAAATTCTAA
- a CDS encoding Eco57I restriction-modification methylase domain-containing protein has translation MALFQTSVLKSHLALLNEAAVDKAYKKYQKYFWNTTIQENIKSAKEEQYQATFLNELFVNILGYTLFPNPNSNLTTEFKNEKNARKADGAILKDGTAIGVIELKGTNTKDLESIRRQAFDYKANQKGCVYVITSNFEKLRFYINDATEFEEFDLFTLSRQRFNLLYLCLHLDKVLNNTPLKIKEASIVEEEEITKAFYKDYSIFKRELYRDLVKKNSKTVKSKLANNSANVNENDNQDEILRLEKNVKLTLFQKSQKLIDRFLFIFFAEDRMLLPSNSTLQILNKWKDDWDFGDERPLYGLFKQYFNFLDIGRKGTEKRAEIYAYNGGLFKPDAILDALEIDNDLLYKYTLKLSNYDFESQVDVNILGHIFENSLNEIESVNAEIEGGEFDKQTSKRKKDGVFYTPKYVTKYIVENTIGKLCDEKKRELSFDEEQYFKGRKNRNKTTIEKLVSILDTYREWLLQITICDPACGSGAFLNQALDFLIKEHTYIDELKVRVLGGGLQFPDIENTILENNIYGVDLNEESVEIAKLSLWLRTAQPRRKLNDLSSNIKCGNSLIDSKSVAGDKAFKWETAFAKVFENGGFDVIIGNPPYVVYIKSIFGQPTLDYINKHYKYAEYNPNTYALFTDLALSTLLKTDGYLGFIIPNSWMDGQYFSKMRKDVYNTLIQEIVYLKNTAFDEVVETVVIHIRNSDTIPSTIKLTTDIKENVYGSAVFEKDRFTNGYNPFIYSSNPLLEKLDNDFEKLKDHAIVYRGLETRNNKLWLSEDKKDENHLPILLGRDVSRYDIEYTGTYVNFIQSEMKSNANLDMYLQPKILMRRTGSSIIATKDEDNMMVLKNSYLIIPDDINKLDQLLAQLNSSLFGFYHKSMTSAENKAFAQFKGTYILDFPIKFDKSIDFSKLVNDTIKYNAILTKLKSYFKSYFSGQYSLLKVTRTLEYWYELDFTKFIKELNKAIKATNKLRAKENLDPITTLTKKDEFEWMELFEDNKKKAVALQNQIAATEKEIDQKVYELYDLTEDEIAIVENS, from the coding sequence ATGGCATTATTTCAAACATCAGTACTTAAATCACATCTCGCTTTGCTTAATGAAGCAGCGGTAGATAAAGCATATAAAAAATATCAAAAATACTTCTGGAACACGACGATACAGGAGAATATTAAAAGTGCAAAGGAAGAACAATATCAGGCAACTTTCTTAAACGAATTGTTTGTAAATATTCTGGGCTATACACTATTCCCAAACCCTAATTCTAACCTTACCACCGAATTTAAGAATGAAAAAAACGCCCGTAAAGCAGATGGCGCAATTCTTAAAGACGGTACAGCAATAGGAGTTATAGAGTTAAAAGGAACAAATACAAAGGACTTGGAGAGCATAAGGCGACAGGCATTTGATTATAAAGCTAACCAGAAAGGCTGTGTGTATGTGATAACATCCAACTTTGAGAAGCTACGCTTTTACATTAATGATGCTACCGAGTTTGAAGAATTTGATTTGTTTACGCTTTCGCGACAGCGGTTTAACCTACTCTATTTGTGCTTACATCTGGATAAGGTACTCAATAATACACCGCTAAAGATTAAGGAAGCATCCATTGTAGAAGAAGAAGAAATTACCAAAGCATTCTATAAAGATTATTCAATTTTTAAACGGGAGCTGTATCGTGACCTTGTAAAAAAGAACTCTAAAACCGTTAAGTCAAAACTCGCAAATAATAGCGCAAATGTAAACGAGAACGACAATCAAGATGAAATACTACGACTTGAAAAAAATGTCAAATTAACGCTGTTTCAAAAATCACAAAAGCTCATAGACCGTTTTCTGTTTATCTTCTTTGCAGAAGATAGAATGTTATTGCCTTCCAACTCTACGTTACAGATTTTGAACAAGTGGAAAGATGATTGGGATTTTGGCGATGAACGTCCATTATATGGTCTTTTTAAGCAGTATTTCAACTTTCTGGACATAGGGCGAAAGGGAACAGAGAAACGTGCTGAAATCTACGCGTACAACGGTGGTTTATTTAAACCAGATGCCATACTCGATGCACTCGAAATAGATAACGACCTATTATATAAATACACGCTTAAATTATCTAACTATGATTTTGAAAGTCAAGTAGATGTAAATATACTGGGCCATATTTTTGAAAACTCACTCAATGAGATTGAGAGCGTTAATGCAGAGATTGAAGGTGGCGAGTTTGACAAACAGACCAGTAAGCGTAAAAAGGATGGTGTATTCTACACGCCTAAATATGTTACCAAATACATAGTAGAAAATACCATAGGTAAGCTATGTGATGAGAAGAAACGAGAATTGAGTTTTGACGAAGAACAATACTTTAAAGGGCGTAAAAACCGTAATAAAACAACCATTGAAAAATTGGTTAGTATTCTCGATACCTATCGTGAGTGGTTGCTGCAAATTACAATTTGTGATCCTGCCTGTGGTTCTGGGGCATTCTTAAACCAGGCACTTGATTTTCTTATAAAAGAACACACATATATAGACGAGCTTAAAGTGCGTGTATTGGGTGGTGGTTTGCAATTTCCTGATATTGAAAACACCATTCTGGAAAACAACATCTACGGTGTGGATCTTAATGAAGAAAGTGTGGAAATAGCAAAGCTATCCTTATGGTTACGTACCGCACAGCCACGACGTAAGCTTAATGATTTGAGTAGCAATATAAAATGCGGTAATAGCTTGATTGATAGTAAAAGTGTTGCTGGAGATAAAGCTTTTAAATGGGAAACCGCTTTCGCGAAAGTGTTTGAAAATGGTGGTTTTGATGTGATTATTGGTAATCCGCCTTACGTGGTTTATATAAAATCTATTTTCGGGCAGCCTACATTAGATTATATAAACAAGCATTATAAATATGCGGAATATAACCCAAACACATATGCCCTATTTACTGATTTAGCTTTAAGTACTCTTTTAAAAACTGATGGTTATTTAGGGTTTATTATTCCTAATAGTTGGATGGACGGTCAATATTTTTCCAAAATGCGGAAAGATGTTTATAACACATTAATTCAAGAAATAGTTTACTTAAAAAATACTGCTTTCGATGAAGTTGTTGAAACAGTGGTAATTCACATAAGAAATAGTGACACTATTCCAAGTACAATAAAACTTACAACTGATATTAAAGAGAATGTTTACGGTTCTGCAGTTTTCGAAAAAGATCGTTTTACCAATGGCTATAATCCATTTATATACTCTTCAAATCCTCTATTAGAAAAATTGGATAATGATTTTGAAAAATTAAAAGATCACGCGATTGTCTATCGTGGTTTAGAAACACGAAATAATAAATTATGGTTATCAGAAGACAAAAAAGATGAAAATCATTTACCAATACTTTTGGGTAGGGATGTTAGTAGGTATGACATAGAATATACAGGCACGTACGTAAACTTCATACAAAGTGAAATGAAAAGTAATGCTAATCTTGATATGTATTTACAACCAAAGATACTTATGCGTCGTACAGGCTCGTCAATTATTGCTACCAAGGACGAAGATAATATGATGGTATTGAAAAACTCTTATTTAATAATTCCTGACGATATAAATAAATTAGATCAGTTACTGGCACAACTTAATTCATCTTTATTTGGATTTTATCACAAATCAATGACAAGTGCTGAAAACAAAGCATTTGCCCAATTTAAAGGGACATATATATTAGATTTTCCAATAAAATTTGATAAGTCGATAGATTTCTCAAAACTGGTTAATGATACAATCAAGTATAATGCAATCCTGACAAAACTAAAATCATATTTCAAATCATATTTCTCTGGTCAATATAGCCTTTTAAAGGTCACAAGAACTCTTGAGTATTGGTATGAGCTTGATTTCACTAAATTTATAAAGGAACTCAACAAGGCTATAAAAGCCACCAACAAATTAAGAGCAAAAGAAAACCTTGATCCTATCACTACTCTTACCAAAAAAGATGAATTTGAATGGATGGAACTTTTTGAAGATAACAAGAAAAAGGCTGTTGCGCTTCAAAACCAAATAGCGGCCACCGAAAAGGAAATCGACCAAAAAGTGTACGAGTTATACGATCTCACAGAAGATGAAATTGCAATTGTTGAAAATAGTTAA
- a CDS encoding DUF3987 domain-containing protein, whose product MKNFNPLEWLDKPAKQAPPKEPIVQQPVPTALTSTDIESYVSSIEQSGIDITGDYATWRNIGFALASEYGEQGRDMYHRVSRNYTDYNHKECDDQFTKCLTASGHGINIATFYHHAHNAGIKLAKSESINPTEQAVEQKRELMPVIPQAVHDTVPEFLKGVIQPASSPEERDILLLGALTVLSACFPNLYGFYDERKVYANLYLFVTAAASAGKGKLNQLKKLVMPIHKMFREQSKSLKQQHEAEMATYNMNKNKSDNLEKPVKPPERMLFIPANNSTTGVYQLISDNEGRGLMFETEGDTLTQAFKSDYGNYSDGFRKAFHHENISYYRRTDRELVDIEKPCLSTLLSGTPKQIALLVPNAENGLFSRFVFYYMNIKPEWKDVFATHSKVGLEEHYTNLGNQFLGLFKTLKNNPEIRVTLSRKQQQRFNEYFSKMQAKYISIQPMEYIATVRRLGLVAFRMAMIFTALRTMEDGDVNTVKECEDADFENCLKIITVLVQHSSAVFNDLPTEPAKKRRPNKKERFLQGLPKKFDRTKYLEIADAHNIPHKTAEGYMTKFVKDGIIHRESHGQYLIPDE is encoded by the coding sequence ATGAAGAATTTTAATCCTTTAGAATGGCTGGATAAGCCTGCAAAGCAGGCACCACCCAAAGAACCTATCGTTCAGCAACCTGTACCTACAGCACTTACAAGTACTGATATTGAAAGCTATGTTTCGAGCATTGAACAGTCTGGAATTGACATTACAGGAGACTACGCAACCTGGCGAAATATAGGTTTTGCGTTGGCATCTGAATACGGCGAACAAGGCAGAGATATGTACCATCGTGTGAGCCGCAACTATACAGATTACAATCACAAGGAATGTGACGACCAATTTACCAAATGCCTTACGGCATCTGGTCACGGTATTAATATCGCAACCTTTTATCATCACGCACATAACGCTGGTATTAAGCTTGCAAAAAGCGAGAGCATCAATCCTACAGAACAAGCAGTTGAACAAAAAAGGGAACTAATGCCTGTGATACCGCAAGCGGTACACGACACGGTTCCTGAATTTCTCAAAGGAGTAATTCAGCCTGCAAGCAGTCCAGAAGAAAGAGATATTTTGTTGTTAGGAGCATTGACCGTATTAAGTGCCTGTTTTCCTAATCTATACGGTTTTTATGATGAGCGCAAAGTTTATGCAAACCTATACCTGTTTGTAACCGCAGCAGCTTCAGCAGGAAAAGGCAAGCTCAACCAACTTAAAAAGTTGGTAATGCCTATTCATAAAATGTTTAGGGAACAATCTAAATCCTTAAAGCAACAGCACGAAGCTGAAATGGCAACCTATAATATGAACAAGAACAAAAGCGACAATTTGGAAAAACCTGTTAAACCACCTGAAAGAATGCTATTTATTCCTGCCAACAACAGTACAACAGGAGTTTATCAGTTAATTTCAGATAATGAAGGACGCGGGTTAATGTTTGAGACCGAAGGCGATACGCTTACACAAGCATTCAAATCGGATTATGGTAATTATAGCGATGGTTTTCGTAAGGCATTTCATCACGAAAACATCAGTTATTATCGCAGAACAGATCGTGAGTTGGTAGATATTGAAAAACCCTGTCTATCTACCCTATTGTCAGGTACGCCCAAGCAGATTGCTTTATTGGTTCCCAATGCAGAAAACGGCTTATTCAGCCGCTTTGTATTCTACTATATGAATATTAAACCTGAATGGAAAGATGTATTTGCAACACATAGTAAGGTAGGTTTAGAAGAGCATTACACAAATTTGGGAAATCAATTTTTAGGCTTGTTCAAGACGCTCAAAAACAATCCTGAAATAAGGGTTACGCTTTCGCGAAAGCAGCAACAACGTTTTAATGAGTATTTCTCAAAAATGCAAGCTAAATATATCAGCATACAACCGATGGAGTATATCGCCACGGTAAGAAGATTAGGATTGGTGGCATTTAGAATGGCAATGATTTTTACAGCCTTACGTACAATGGAAGATGGCGACGTAAATACGGTAAAGGAATGTGAAGATGCAGATTTTGAAAATTGCTTAAAGATTATTACGGTCTTGGTACAACACAGTAGTGCAGTATTCAATGATTTACCTACTGAACCAGCAAAAAAGCGCAGACCCAATAAAAAGGAACGTTTCTTACAAGGTTTGCCTAAAAAGTTTGACCGCACCAAATATCTCGAAATCGCAGATGCCCACAACATTCCGCATAAGACGGCAGAAGGATATATGACCAAGTTTGTAAAAGATGGTATTATACATCGTGAGAGCCACGGTCAATATTTAATTCCTGACGAATAG